The Chiloscyllium punctatum isolate Juve2018m chromosome 31, sChiPun1.3, whole genome shotgun sequence nucleotide sequence TTGGATTTCTGTCTGAGATTTTGCTTTCTTTTAATTTCCAAGTTTCAACATTCAGCTAGCACTTTCTGTTGGAATCCTGAAAGACTTTAGGGGGAGGAAGGAACTGGAGCCAATCTTTACTTGGAATCAATTTATTTACGGAGTGGAATTTTGCAGGTATCTCTCTCCTGACTTCATTCTATTGTGTCATTAAGTGTCCTTTTATATGCACTCATGTAACCATCCAATCAATGCACTTCACTATTGTATACTTCACCTCAGTTGATACAACTAACACCATGGTCACTGTCTTGAAAAAGGTTTCTACTCAGTGTAcaagctctgaaagctagtgagcttccaattaaacctgttggactataacctggtgttgtgtgatttttaactttatacaccccagtccaataccggcatctccaaatcatgtctactCAGCGTGGCTGCCACGGTGTCGGAGCAATGTGGATGACTCactgaagcccttcccacacacaaaacaaaTGAATGGCCTCTCGCCAGTATGAGCATGCCTGTGTTTCCGCAGGCTGGATGAATCAATGAATCCCCTCCCGCACtctgagcaggtgaacggcctctctccagtgtgaacgCGTTGGTGTATCAACAAACTTgatgactcagtgaatcctttcccacacgtggcgcaggtgaacggcctctccccagtgtgaactcgctggtgcctcagcagactGGTCGATCGAGTAAATTCCTTGCCACACATGGCACAGGGGAAtggcttctctccagtgtgagcCATCTGGTGTCGCAACAGGCTTGAcaactgagtgaatcccttcccacacatggagcagatgaatggcctctccccagtgtgaacacgTTGGTGTGTCAGCAggtgggatgactgagtgaatcccttcccacatatGGAGCAaatgaatggcctctctccagtgtgaacaCGCTGGTGAGTCAGCAGATGGGATAAGTGAGcaaatcctttcccacactcagAACAGGTCAATGGCCTCTCCTCCGAGTGAATTTGTTGGTGTTTGCACAAGCTTGACGAATCAGTGAATCTCTTCCCACACTCAGAACagttgaatggcctctccccagtatgaactcgctggtgcttccgcaagctagatgaataattgaatcccctcccacactcagagcaggtgaacagctttTCCCTGTCATGTAATCGCTGGTGTCTCCGCAGGTTGGATGAAACAGTAaattcctttccacacatggagcagatgaatggcctctccccagtgtgaactcgctggtgtctcTGGAGACTGGATGAAGCACCAAAACCCTTTCCACACTCAGAGCAGGTAAAAGGTCTCTCCCCGCTGTGAGCCCATCCATGTGTCAGCAGGTCAGGTGCCTTCGTTAATACTTTCCCACACGCAGAGCCTGAGAATTGCTGCTCTCGgacgtgaactcgctggtgtaaATGCAAGTTGGAtaactgagtgaatcccttcccacagtcaGCACAGCTGAATGGTCTTTCCCCAGTGTGACCACGTCGATGTGTTTCTAGCTGTGATGGGGctttgaatcccttcccacagtccccacatttccacggtttctcTGTGGCGCTGGTTTCTTTGTGTCTCTCCAGGTTGGACTGTCAGTTGAAGCCTTGATGACACACAGAATGTGTATGGATTCACACTGCTGTAAACAGTGAGATGTTTTTTAAGTCTGCGTAACTGGTTAAAGCTCTTTCCACAGTCGCTTCATTGGAACACTTTCACTTAAGAGTGCATGAAGGTGTTTGTCTGTGCGCCTCACTGATTTTACAGCCACTCTGATGTAGAAAATTTTTTGGAGAGTGAATATACAAACAGTTCTCCTTCCAAACTTAAAGACCGGTGATaatcaagtcccaatgaatcatGCGACTCTATCAGATCTCCAGGTGATGTTTGGTGTGAGATTTGTTTGCAAATCCTTCCCTTTTAATGTTCTGTAAAATTAATTAATAAAAGTCATTGCTGTCAGTACAAGACAGAAATTTACAGCATACAGTTCTTTATCCTTTTAAatattctttcctctctcattctcctAGCTATAAGTCCATACCACATACTTTCCCTGAATTCTTACTCCCTGCACCTAGTCTCAAGTTTCTTGAATATTACAACCCAAGTTGATTGACAGATCCATGAGTACCATCTCCATGCAATACATGGAGATATGAAGCTCATAGTACCAGACTAAAACTGTGTGCCACACAcaatactgatgaagggcttatgcccaaaacatcgattctcttgcttctcggatgctgcctaacctgctgtgcttttccagcaccacacttttcgactctgatctccaacatgttcagtcctcactttctcccacaataCTGTATTACTCAATTTAGAGCTACATGAGGATTATAAAGAAGAACTTTATTTCCTGGAACTCTCTGCCTACAAAGCTGGTGGAAGCAGAGATGATCAATGATTTCAAAACAAAGTTACTCAGGTACTTAAATAAACTTGCAAGACTATGGGGATTTAGAGAGCGAATAGGACTGATTGGATTGCTCTACATGAGCTTAGCATGAACTTATGTCACCATTTAGGTTTCTCCTGTGTCTTAATTACAAGGGGAAACGGTGCTGTAACCTGGAAATAACACTATAACTGGTTcggtgaactggctatgctaaatcaCACTTTTATGTTCACAGATgtgtgaattagccatggtaaatgcgggGTGTGGGCCTCGGTTGGATGCTTTTCTGAGGGTTGCCGCAGACTCGATGAGCCAAACGGCCTCTGCCTGCACTCTCGGGGTTCTATGAAGTAAATGCAGGGCCATATTACAAGAgcctgaaataaaagcaaatctACTTTATGTAGGAACCGTAAATAATATGTCCTATAATAccactgtgctgtacatctctatgagtctacaCTATGTCCCCTTAAATGTGGGGAACCATTCCTTTATTCGTGAATTGCAGGAGGAAGGCCCCATCATTTTCACCAGCTAAATAAATGCGTCAAGCTGAGAGAGTAAAAgacgagagagagacatggaccaACCTTTTCAGATTCTGCAAGCTTCCCTGGATTCACTTCCTCTTCCTTCAAGTGAAGAATTTAACCACATGCTGAGGTCAGATCCAAGAAAGGGGAATAAACATTGCCTTCCTTCCGGAAGCTGCTCAGAGGAGGAAGTTTCAATCTGATGCTCCAGGTATCATTTCTATTGCGACGTCACAATAGGACACTGTCTGAAGCAGCTAATCGGAATGAGGCTCCACCCCATCTCGAACAAGGGTTTCCAGGCAACTGGGCTCTGGCCCCGCCTAATGCAATGCGCGTGTCCTGGGCTGCGCTGACTCGCTGCAGTTCAGCGAGAGGTTCAGGGAGTGATTTTGTTCAATGTATTTCCCTTCAGCTTGCTGCCAGCTCAGGCAGTTTGACTTTAAACAGCACAGGAGCTCCGTCAACACTGAACCTCCCTTTTGGTGTCCaacatagattccctacagcgcaAATAGAGGCTATTCGGCTCATCACCTTTGTACCGAACTTGTGCAGTGCACCCCACCCCGTCAAGTTTCATTTCACATGGTTAATGCGGCGAACCTGCATATTTCTGGGCTGTGCgaggaactggagcacccagaggaattgAAACTGCGTACTTAGtgtttgaggcagcagtgctaaccactcagccacagTGCCACTCTTAAGTAAGAATGTGGGCAACGATCACACTATCTCGTGTGCTAAGTTATCGCTCTACCACTTGTGTCATTTCCTCCTCCccgaggaaggagagagagagaggtatgcagGATCTGGAGCTGGAGTGAGGTCCATTCTCTGGGTGGGGGTTTGGTGAAGTGCTGCTGATTATGTGACCAAGGACTGACACTgaaacccatactgactgatcTACTCCAAATACTGTTGCTTCATTGATAAAGGCAAAAGTGCTGTAGTTCTACCAACTGCTGTCTCATCAGaaattctgtgtcctgtgatcttgccccactagctgcttgatgaaggagcagtgttccaaaagcttgtgcttccaaataaacctgtaggatgaaaacctggtgttgtgtgatttttaactttgtccaccgcagtccaacactCTTGCCTCTGCATCATCAGAatattgaacccatgctgttggtgttTCTCTGCCTCCCAAATCAGATATTGAGCTAACCTACCTCCACACTTAATTGATAGTGCGATGTAAGCTATGGGATTTCTGTGCATGTTGGGGTCCTGCTTTTGAGTTAGTCACCAGTGAGTTTATTTTTCAGTGTCGGAAGTTCACAGTTAATCTGTAAGTATTTCTGTCGCCATGGCAATTTCtttgaaaataatttttgaaGCCTGGCTGTGGAGTGAATAGTTCGTGCACTGATAATCTTTCGTTTATTTTAGAATGCTTGTGACTGAGCATGGTTAtccgacagagatttacctgcacttccacacgtcatctactgtgtccgttgctctcgatgtgctctcctctacattgggggtgcaggacgccaacttgtggaatgtttcagagaacatctctgggacacacactaaacaatcccactgccttgtggccaaacacttttaactccccctcccactccgcctgggcctcctccactgccaaactctagccacctgatgcctggaggaagaacacctcatcttcctccttgggaccctctgatcacacaggatcaatgtgcatttcaccagtttcctcatttcccttcccctggccttatcccagatccaaccatccaacctcgcaccactctcttgacccgtcctacctgtccatcttccttctcacctgtccgctccaccctcctttctgacctatcaccttcacccctacTTTCTTCTACCTATCACATTACCAGCTacctcaccgccccccccccccagcccagcCCCTCCTCCCATTAatcactcattcctgatgaagagcttatgctcgaaacattgattctcctgctcctcggatgctgcctgactggctgtgcttttccagcactgtacTCTTCGACGCTAAGCATAGTAAATAAAGGGACCTCAATTTTTGTTACACAGCTCCAGAATTTTTTTCTTTTGTagtaaactttttttttgttcaagCAAAATCTGAAGCATTGCATACTtatgtggtattatcactagactattaatccagagatccagaatgttctgggaacccaggttcaattcccaccagtGGAATTTGAATACAATTTTAAAAGTCTGGAAGTAAGCGTTTAAtggtgatcatgaatccattgtcaattattgtaaaaactcatctggttcactttagggaagggaactgccatccttacatcATCTGGCCTACCTGTCATTCCAGacccgcagcaatgtggttgacttttacatGTGGGATGGGCATTAAATGTTGATCTTagcagcgacaccctcatcccatgaatgaaaaattGATACAGTTgagcaggacaaacaaggcaagggaatacataATGAATCAGGTTgtaaatttgctcgctgagctggtagatttgttctcaggtGTTTTGACACCATGTTAGGTTTCATCAGttagcctccagtgaagcgctggtgttcttccccacttgctatttatctgtctcAGTTTGTTGTGGtgagtgatatcatttctggcTCAGTTTCTgaggggttggtaaatggggtccaaatttacatgtttgttaatggagttcctgTTTGAAtgctaggcctctaggaattcccatgcgtgtctttgtttagcctgtcccaggatggatgtattgtcccagtcgaactggtgtccatttttgtctgtgtgtatggataccagtgatagattacttacagtgtggaaacaggcccttcggcccaacaagtccgcaccgacccgccgaagcgtaacccatccatacccctacatctaccccttacctaacactactagcaatttagcatggccaattcacctgaccggcacatctttggactgtgggaggaaaccggagcacccggaggaaacccacgcagacacggggagaatgtgcaaactccacacagacagtcgcctgaggcgggaattgaacccgggtctctggtgctgtgaggcagcagtgctaaccactgtgccaccgtgccgttggtcatgtcttttggtggctaattGGCCACAAAcgggagctgcatcaggacattatttaaatgagccacaacacattgcagcacccaagaactacgAGAAGCTGAATACGACATATTAGGAACAACGGCTACCCAGTAAGCACAGTCCGTTGATTCCTACACAACAGACCTAAATGAGAAGACATAACATGCCCAGAGACCCTAGCCACCCTGTCATACATCGAAGAAATATCAGAGATGACCAAGGTAGGACCAGACTACTCCAGCCCCTAGGCACCATGGTTGCCCACAAACCTACCAttacactgaaacagctcctgatgaatttaaaggaccccatatcaacaaccagcagaatgaacgtcatatacaaaataccctacaaggactgcaacaatcattacattggacaaacgggCAGAAGGCTAGGCATCAGGATACATGTGCACCaattagccaccaaaagacatgaccaactatcactggtatccatacacacaAACGAAGggggacaccagttcgactgggacaatacatccatcctgggacagactAAACAAAGACGTGCATGGGaactcctagaggcctggcattcaaactggaactcgattaacaaacatatcgatttggaccccatttaccaacctctcagaaacagaaccagaaatgatatcacccaccacaataAACCCAGACAGATGAATAGCAAGTGGGGAagaacaccaatgcttcaccGGACGCTCACTGCTGATGTTACCAAGcttggtgacaaaatgtctgagaagAAACCCACCAGCTCGGTGAGCAAATttacaacctgatccacaacctgagttacaaatcttctccaaaatctcaTACCTAATGTATGataggaccctgggaagcaccaAGGATCAAAGGGATCTTGGATGTGTATGTCCACTGGTTCCTTAAGGTGTAACGCAGGTGGATAAAATGTTTAAGTAAGCATGTGGTATACTTGCCTCTATTAGCtgaggttaaaaatcatacaataccaggttatagtccagcaggtttattagAAAGCTAAtgtttgggttgtgggaggaaactggaatacccagaggaaacccacatagacacggggagaatgtgcaaaccccacacagacagtcgcctgagtcaggaatcgaacccaggtccctggcactgtgaggaaacagtgctaaccactgagccactgtgcctcccatccttcctataatagtgaccagaactgcgcagCTTACTCtggaagaggcctcatcaacgtcctatACAACGTCAGCATGacgtcccaacccctatactcaaagatctgagtgATGAAGGCAAGCGAGCTAAacatcttcttaaccaccctgtctacatatgacacaaatttcaaagaattatgtacttgaacccATAGagttctctgttctacaacactaaccAAAACCCATTCATTGTAAAGTCCTGCCtgtgtttgttttaccaaaatctAATACCTtacattaatctaaattaaactccatctgacactcctcagctcattgatcCAACTGATCAAGATTTCTTTGTAATCTTAAATAACCTTCTTCAATAGCCACTATACcgtcaattttggtatcatcggcaaacttactaaccatgcctcctgtattctcatctaaatcatttaaataaatgacaaagAAATGTGTACCcagtaccaatccctgtggaacactgctggtcacaggcctctagtctgaaaaataaccctccacccccactctgtctgctaccataagccaattttgtactctattggcaagctcaccctgaatcccatgtgatttaacctCAATAATtcattttccttggagcagaggagacatgattgagatgtataaggtTATAATGGGTGTAAGTAAGGTAGAAAGGAAGAAATTTTTCCCTTTGATGGAGGAATTAGTGACCAGGGCACAGATTTAGAGGAAATTTAGAGTATTGTGATTCAATTTGTCATTGTCACGTGCTGAGGAACAGGGAAAGTGTTGTCTTACGTGCTTTACAGACAGATCATACTATACAAGTGCAGAAAGatggagaaagatatggagaaagacatgaagacctgggAGTTTGTGGAGGTtaatggtgatatcttggggacagtccatatcacaatagaggaggtgttggatgtgttaGAATATATGAAGACAGATAAATCTCCTAGTCCTGACCaggtatatccaagaacactgcaagaggctagagaaggaATTTCAGGGACCCTGGCTGATATTtctgcatcatcgctggccatgggtaaggtcctggaagactggagggtagcgaatgttgtgccctttcAAGAAGGGCTCCAAAgagaaacctgggaactatagaccagttaacctaacatctgtggtagataatttacttgagaaggttctgagagataagatatatatatgcatttggaaagacagggtttgaataggagcagtcagcatggctttgtgcatgggagatcatatCACACAAGTTTGttagagttcattgatgaagtgaccaggaaggttgatgagggcagggcagtagaaaAATTCTACatgtatttcagtaaggcctttgataaggttccatatggtaagCTGCTCTAGAATCCAggaggagctggcaaattggatacacaattggcctGATGGTAGGAAACAGACAGAAATAGTGTAAGGATGCTTGGACTGGAAGCTTGTGACtagtgaagtgcctcaggggttggtgctgggtgcattactgtttgttatctatatcaatgatttggattagAATGTACAAAgcgtgattagtaagtttgcagatgacacaaaaatcgacagtatcatggacagtgagggggTTTATCACAGAActgtggggaagtgggccaagaaatggcaaatggtgtttaatataggtaagtgtgagatcttgcattttggaaagtcaaatcaaggttgaagtttcatggtgaatggtgggGCCATTCGGTGtgtcgtggaacagagggatcttgcagttcgggtgcacagttctctgaaagtggagtcacaggtagacagggcagtgaagaaggttattggcacactggccttcatcagtcagggcattgattatagaagttgggaagttatgttgcagttgtacaggatatcagtgagaccgcacttggagtattatgttcagtaactggaaagagtgcagaagaaatttataaggatATTCCCAggattcaatggtctgagttatagggagaggttggacaagcttgaACTTTTTACTTCAGAggttagaagactgagggggaatCTTATGGAAGTGTATAAGACagtcagaggcatggataggtgagtgcactcagtcttttcccagggttggggaatcgagaactagaggggcatcagtttaaggttagaggggaaagaataaaagggaacctgaggggcaacttttttacacagagggttgtacacatatggaatgagctgccagcggaagtggttgaggtgggtacattaacaacatttaaaaatttggacaaatacatggataggaaaggattagaaggatatgggacaagtgcagggaaatggggttactgtggatggacattttcgttggcatgaaccagtttgggctgaagggcctctctccgtgctgtgggactctatgactccatgcaTCAGAGGAACGGAATAGAGTTCAGgttacaatgttacagctgccaagaagatgcagagagagatcgacattaacattaaagaggtccattcaaaactGTCAACAGTGGGGAAgtagctgttcttaaatctgttcatACATAtatacaaacttttatatcttctgcgcAATgcaagagagtggaagagaatgtaactggggtgggagggatctttggtTTTGTTGGCATCGCTCCCAAAGCAGCGGGAAGTGTTGGTGGCATCAATAGATGGAAGGCTGGTTCCTGTGATTGACTGCActgtgttcatgactctctgtagtGTCTTTCAGTCTTGATACGAGCAAATGCCATGCACTataatgcatccagataggatgctttctatagtgcatctataaagtagaggcattgttgtgtTTTCTTGACGGTAGTGTCaagtgggtggaccaggacagatttttaattttgcttttttacccagagggtcgTAGAAATCTGGAACTCTCTACCTATAAGGGCAGAAgaagcagaaaccctcataacatttaagacgTATTTAAGATGtcaaggctgtgggccaagtgctgggaaatgggattagaatagttcgGTGGATGTTTTCGACCAGCATGATGTGATGGGTCAAAGGACCCTTTTATTCTGGGCTGTAGATCTCTGATCCTAAGCTGGATTTCTCTCTgtaatctgacttgtccagtaataacatcagtTGGGATCATTAACAATGAATGTTTCAGTTTAACCATTACAGTCAAATATTTGAGAAAATTAACCCTTGTCATTCAGTTCATTTCACTGGGGTTAATGTAAATTTGTTACTTTTGAGATTATCATTCTGCACAGGGAGCATAACAACATAGATATTTCTGGTGTTGCCATAAATGATTTATTGTCCTGCCTGGTAACTGTGGGGGGAATGAGTTTCAGTTCATGGCATAGTGCCACCAGTACTGGGGTAGAGGGGGAGTTTCGGTGGGATATGCTTCACTTCTACCATGCTTGGATTATAGTATTGGATAATTGAATAACTAGGATGGAGTGGGCTTTAACTAACTGGGTGGTGGGTATTGAGGGGGGTGGATGTTGTGAATAGTTGTAAGAGGCTTACAGGGTGGGAGGATACAGCAGTATTACAGGGAAGTTATTGGATTATACCCAGGATGGGACAGAAAAGCACAGAGGTTACAAGCAGAAATATAGCAGGAAATTGGGTTAAAGGTggaaaaatgttgaaaagacaaATTTAGAGTTGAATTTCCTTTATGTGAATGCATGTACTATTTGGAATGAAATGGATAAACTAATAGAACAACAATAGACATGGTTACAAAGGGGTGCCATGGTGattcagtgcttagcactgctgcctcacagcaccagggacctgggttcgattccagccaga carries:
- the LOC140457229 gene encoding uncharacterized protein; this translates as MEKPWKCRVCGKGFSTPSALETHQRSHTGERPFTCSECGKAFTQSSSLLKHRQVHTGERPFTCSECGKRFSNSSHLLTHQRVHTGERPFICSECGKAFTQSSNLLMHQRVHTGERPFTCCECGKGFSDSSALLTHQHIHTGERPFICSECGKAFTQSSNLLTHQRVHTGERPFTCSECGKGFTQLAHLLTHQHVHSGKRPFTCPVCGKGFIQSCNLVMHQRVHTGERPSICSECGKAFRDSSTLLTHQRIHTGERPFICSVCGKGFSQSTSLQRHWRVHTREKLFTCSECGNGFSHLSSLLRHQRVHSGERPFTCSECGKGFGASSSLQRHQRVHTGERPFICSMCGKEFTVSSNLRRHQRLHDREKLFTCSECGRGFNYSSSLRKHQRVHTGERPFNCSECGKRFTDSSSLCKHQQIHSEERPLTCSECGKGFAHLSHLLTHQRVHTGERPFICSICGKGFTQSSHLLTHQRVHTGERPFICSMCGKGFTQLSSLLRHQMAHTGEKPFPCAMCGKEFTRSTSLLRHQRVHTGERPFTCATCGKGFTESSSLLIHQRVHTGERPFTCSECGRGFIDSSSLRKHRHAHTGERPFICFVCGKGFSESSTLLRHRGSHAE